In Pyrus communis chromosome 1, drPyrComm1.1, whole genome shotgun sequence, the following are encoded in one genomic region:
- the LOC137743412 gene encoding uncharacterized protein isoform X1, with protein MPFPVSDFSAYVVNAETFPLPLIGPGILCATIMVRKRGFYPAFTQLSWWLWSGKQKEPRIPKGSSLNSSPDSGMRETDALKFPSVKGSNMASSSSRRVKRKWHSREERKIDKEYDVVLVPSEGGCVSGSESEASDWAVGWFEPVGPGLQRDDDADDSFAVLVPCYGHVIHDMVKDSKNNILSTVGNIPDGYSDESTKYVEEWLSSLRNS; from the exons ATGCCATTTCCTGTTTCAGATTTTTCTGCATATGTTGTGAAT GCTGAAACGTTTCCACTTCCACTTATTGGGCCGGGGATACTTTGCGCAACTATCATGGTGCGCAAACGGGGCTTTTACCCAGCTTTCACCCAGCTTTCATGGTGGTTGTGGAGTGGAAAGCAAAAAGAGCCTAGAATCCCAAAGGGGTCCTCTTTAAATTCTTCCCCTGACTCGGGCATGCGGGAAACTGATGCGTTAAAGTTTCCTTCGGTGAAGGGGTCAAATATGGCCTCATCATCGTCGAGAAGGGTGAAACGCAAATGGCATAGTCGGGAAGAACGGAAAATTGATAAGGAATATGATGTCGTTCTTGTGCCATCCGAGGGTGGATGTGTTTCCGGTTCTGAGTCCGAGGCCTCGGATTGGGCAGTTGGATGGTTCGAGCCTGTTGGACCTGGGTTACAGAGAGATGACGATGCAGACGATAGTTTTGCCGTGCTGGTTCCATGCTATGGGCATGTTATTCATGATATGGTGAAGGATTCCAAGAACAATATCTTGAGCACAGTTGGGAACATCCCAGATGGTTATTCAGATG AGAGCACAAAATATGTGGAAGAGTGGCTCTCTTCTCTGAGGAACAGCTGA
- the LOC137711880 gene encoding mechanosensitive ion channel protein 3, chloroplastic-like, producing MPHAAATRFLYDWRSHRNRGCRNPDACFVGKGRVHMVGINLPSHGLGACSLHLLSSVRGPIGPVSSRCNVFLCRSVLGPGGRNGVPVVKSATLVLTRSYDALCGSPALLKLIPAAAIIAFAVWGIGPLLRLGRVIFLRRNDNTWNKSRSHYVMTSYLRPLLLWTGAILLCRALDPVVLPSEASQAVKQRLINFTQSLSTVLTFAYCLSSLIQQVQKFFTETNDTRNMGFSFAGKAVYSAVWVAAVSLFMELLGFSTQRWVTAGGLGTVLLTLAGREIFTNFLSSVMLHATRPFVANEWIQTKIQGYEVSGTVEHLGWWSPTIIRGDDREAVHIPNHKFTVTVVRNLSQKTHWRIKTHLAVSHLDVNKIHTIVADMRKVLAKNPQVEQQRLHRRVFLDDINPENQALMILVSCFVKTPRIEEYLCVKEAILMDLLRVISHHRARLATPIRTVQKYYSEADLENVPFADTVFTHSSRASTNRPHLLIEPSYKISSDDKGKASTHTTRTNGEKHSEAASTSDSKGSNTKAGPAVTHAQTDDKVVVTLSSNSSTTSKASEMPPSEPQARNSASDGSVRSNSEMVRSKNESTKYAGKDTTGVNSKDASPQKVTAKKPPDASPETGSEKADIPLTAAQAKQDGEKPVSAPSAARPPLEENIILGVALEGSRRTLPIEEDTIPSPTAGSKEFSGSRNGSGSPSGGTDVKDG from the exons ATGCCTCATGCGGCTGCTACGCGGTTTTTGTATGATTGGAGAAGCCACAGGAATCGTGGATGCCGTAATCCTGATGCT TGTTTTGTAGGAAAGGGTCGAGTCCATATGGTTGGCATCAATCTTCCGTCACATGGTTTG GGTGCCTGCAGTCTCCATCTTTTAAGCAGTGTACGCGGCCCAATAGGTCCAGTTTCTTCCAGATGCAATGTTTTCTTGTGCAGATCTGTTTTAGGTCCAGGTGGACGAAACGGAGTTCCTGTTGTGAAATCTGCTACTCTTGTCTTAACAAG GTCCTATGATGCTTTATGTGGAAGCCCTGCTTTACTTAAATTGATCCCAGCAGCGGCTATCATTGCTTTTGCTGTTTGGGGTATTGGGCCACTATTGCGTCTCGGCAGGGTTATTTTTCTTCGA CGGAATGATAATACTTGGAATAAAAGTAGGTCCCACTATGTCATGACTTCTTACCTTCGGCCCTTGCTTCTCTGGACTGGAGCAATACTTTTATGCAG AGCATTGGATCCTGTAGTCCTACCTTCAGAAGCAAGCCAGGCTGTCAAGCAACGTCTTATAAATTTTACACAATCGTTATCAACGGTGCTGACCTTTGCCTATTGTTTGTCAAG CTTAATTCAACAAGTACAAAAGTTCTTCACGGAGACAAATGACACAAGAAAT ATGGGCTTCAGTTTCGCTGGAAAGGCTGTTTATTCTGCAGTTTGGGTTGCTGCGGTAtcattgttcatggaattgctGGGATTCTCAACCCAGAGATGGGTAACGGCTGGGGGTCTTGGCACAGTGTTGCTCACCCTTGCTGGTCGTGAG ATATTCACAAACTTCCTTTCAAGTGTAATGCTTCATGCCACACGCCCATTTGTTGCTAATGAATGGATTCAGACTAAGATTCAAGGTTATGAAGTTTCTGGTACTGTTGAG CATTTGGGTTGGTGGTCCCCAACAATTATAAGGGGCGATGATCGTGAAGCAGTTCACATTCCAAATCACAAGTTCACTGTAACTGTTGTCCGGAATCTTAGCCAGAAAACTCATTGGCGAATCAAGACCCACCTTGCAGTCAGTCACTTGGATGTAAATAAAATTCAT ACTATAGTAGCTGATATGCGTAAGGTTCTGGCAAAAAATCCTCAAGTAGAGCAGCAAAGGTTGCATAGAAGAGTTTTTCTGGACGATATTAATCCGGAAAACCAGGCTCTTATG ATTTTGGTGTCTTGCTTTGTTAAAACACCTCGTATTGAGGAGTATCTCTGCGTAAAG GAGGCAATACTTATGGATCTTCTTAGAGTTATTAGCCATCACCGTGCCCGGCTTGCCACACCCATCCGCACAGTCCAGAAATATTACAGTGAGGCCGACTTGGAAAATGTGCCATTCGCTGACACCGTTTTCACTCATTCATCTAGGGCATCCACTAATCGTCCGCATCTACTTATTGAACCATCTTACAAAATTAGTAGTGACGACAAGGGCAAGGCTTCAACTCACACAACCCGTACAAATGGAGAAAAACATTCTGAAGCGGCCTCAACATCTGACTCCAAGGGATCAAATACTAAAGCTGGGCCAGCAGTAACTCATGCACAAACTGACGACAAGGTTGTAGTGACTTTAAGTTCCAACTCAAGCACAACCTCTAAGGCTTCCGAAATGCCACCATCTGAACCCCAAGCAAGGAATTCCGCTTCTGATGGTTCAGTTCGAAGTAACTCTGAGATGGTGCGGTCCAAGAACGAGAGTACAAAATATGCAGGGAAGGATACAACAGGAGTTAATTCCAAGGATGCATCTCCACAAAAGGTGACGGCTAAGAAGCCCCCTGATGCTTCACCCGAGACTGGTAGCGAAAAAGCAGATATTCCTTTGACCGCTGCGCAGGCAAAGCAAGATGGTGAGAAACCTGTTTCAGCACCATCAGCAGCTAGGCCTCCGTTAGAAGAGAATATTATCCTTGGTGTTGCTTTGGAGGGCTCAAGGCGAACGCTTCCAATTGAGGAAGATACCATTCCATCTCCTACTGCAGGATCAAAAGAGTTCAGCGGCAGCCGTAATGGTAGCGGGTCTCCTTCCGGTGGCACGGATGTGAAGGATGGTTGA
- the LOC137737616 gene encoding kinesin-like protein KIN-4C yields MDSSECVRVAVNVRPLITSELLVGCTDCISVVPGEPQVQIGTHSFTYDYVYGSSGLPSNAVYDDCVAPLVDALFHGYNATVLAYGQTGSGKTYTMGTNYTGEGSNGGIIPKVMESIFKKVETTKDNTEFLIRVSFIEIFKEEVFDLLDPNSSSLHKNEGAKPVPARVPIQIRETVNGGITLAGVTEAEVRTKEEMASYLTRGSLSRATGSTNMNSQSSRSHAIFTITMEQKRIAHSVNGANNDDIGDDILCAKLHLVDLAGSERAKRTGADGMRLKEGIHINKGLLALGNVISALGDEKKRKEGGHVPYRDSKLTRLLQDSLGGNSKTVMIACVSPADTNAEETLNTLKYANRARNIQNKAVVNRDPMAAQLQTMRSQIEQLQTELLFYRGDASAPYEELQILKHKVSLLEASNVELRHELQERRVSCEHLKQRALEAQVEKDKLAMIIESARSGKPWDEIDSNSVQDYDLLKGYVSKIQELEGELLCLKNSNNSKHKRFVDCAESDDDSFRSKNILFPSINEYSSDYDTKAGDISVDEIEDHEKEQKEQEFSSLQEKFDRELKELDKALEQKEAEMKRFTTSDTSVLKLHYEKKVQELEHEKKTLQKEIEDLRHNLSNISSTSDDGAQKLKEDYLHKLNILEGQVSELKKKQDAQAQLLRQKQKSDEAAKRLQDEIQRIKTQKVQLQHKIKQESEQFRLWKASQEKEVLQLKKEGRRNEYEMHKLLALNQRQKMVLQRKTEEASMATKRLKDLLESRKTSSRETSGAGSGHGPGVQALMQAIEHELEVTVRVHEVRSEYERQMEERARMAKEVAKLKEEAEMLKRTNFRDYPESMSPGARNSRIYALENMLATSSSTLVSMASQLSEAEERERGFTGRARWNQVRSLADAKNVMNHLFNLASSSRCLLRDKEVAYREGDLELRDLKEKVVSLSRLLRKSEMQRSELVHQNAALKKFAMNCSKDADLSNGGHKYDLRKLENRASFIWEDMDTSDSEKSDAEEDGDWVMSGKRPSKKRKSKSGSSSGGGYNESEIKNVGGFKLDASGEGIVSVKKSESGVCCSCSKSSSCKTSKCECRSSRGTCGSSCGCTAARCSNRESASLVAQESAHAEVSEVIRNEIGTDEEEKNQILVTHGARLLQNALADNSSETTDDGEPRRKALSEIGNTLVKSNAPKPNQRKKWRKSTIQLVTNAPPPPQPEVAEAPRRPDNRGHEASIPMKLPRAMRSVAASNIGNPFRERNVEKPEQSGANKEAGIPAAPTSPLRQKRTTDEKENHL; encoded by the exons ATGGATAGTTCGGAATGTGTTCGAGTGGCCGTCAATGTGAGGCCCTTGATTACCTCCGAGCTTCTGGTAGGCTGCACAGATTGCATTTCCGTTGTTCCCGGTGAACCCCAG GTGCAAATTGGGacacattcattcacatatGATTATGTGTATGGTAGCTCCGGACTTCCTTCCAATGCGGTGTATGACGATTGTGTTGCTCCGCTTGTTGATGCCCTTTTCCATGGATACAATGCGACTGTACTTGCTTATGGACAG ACGGGTTCCGGTAAGACATATACAATGGGGACTAACTATACTGGAGAAGGAAGTAATGGTGGAATAATACCCAAAGTGATGGAAAGTATATTTAAGAAAGTGGAGACAACGAAAGATAACACAGAGTTTTTGATCAGGGTATCATTTATTGAG ATATTTAAGGAGGAAGTGTTTGATTTGCTTGACCCAAATTCATCATCACTCCACAAAAACGAAGGGGCAAAGCCTGTGCCAGCAAGGGTCCCTATACAAATTAGAGAAACAGTGAATGGAGGGATAACCCTTGCTGGTGTCACTGAGGCAGAGGTTAGAACAAAAGAAGAGATGGCATCATATCTCACTCGTGGATCATTATCTCGTGCTACTGGGAGCACCAATATGAACAGCCAGTCAAG CCGTTCACATGCAATATTTACAATAACTATGGAGCAGAAGAGGATAGCTCACTCTGTGAATGGAGCAAATAATGATGATATTGGTGATGATATCTTATGCGCCAAACTCCATTTAGTGGATTTAGCAGGGTCTGAGCGGGCAAAACGGACAGGTGCTGACGGAATGCGGTTGAAAGAAG GCATTCATATCAACAAGGGTTTACTTGCTCTTGGCAATGTGATAAGTGCCTTGGGAGATGAAAAGAAGCGGAAAGAAGGCGGCCATGTTCCATATCGTGATAGCAAATTAACACGTTTGTTACAG GATTCGCTCGGAGGAAATAGTAAGACAGTGATGATTG CTTGTGTTAGTCCAGCTGACACAAATGCTGAAGAGACGTTGAATACTTTGAAATATGCTAATCGTGCTCGCAACATCCAGAATAAGGCAGTT GTCAATCGTGATCCCATGGCAGCTCAGTTGCAAACAATGAGAAGCCAGATTGAACAGTTACAGACTGAACTTTTATTTTATCGTGGTGATGCTAGTGCGCCATATGAGGAACTTCAG ATCCTGAAGCACAAAGTATCGTTACTCGAAGCAAGCAATGTGGAATTGCGTCACGAGCTTCAAGAACGTCGAGTTTCATGCGAACATCTAAAGCAACGTGCTCTTGAGGCTCAG GTTGAAAAAGATAAACTGGCCATGATAATTGAATCAGCACGAAGTGGTAAACCTTGGGATGAGATTGACTCGAATTCAGTTCAG GATTATGACTTGCTAAAAGGTTATGTGTCAAAAATTCAGGAGTTAGAAGGGGAATTATTGTGCTTGAAAAACTCTAACAACTCAAAGCACAAGAGATTTGTTGACTGTGCTGAGTCAGATGATGACAGCTTTCGCTCTAAGAATATATTATTCCCCTCTATCAATGAATATTCATCTGATTATGATACTAAAGCTGGGGATATTTCag TTGACGAGATTGAAGATCATGAAAAGGAGCAAAAGGAGCAAGAGTTTTCTTCTCTTCAAGAAAAATTTGACAGGGAGCTCAAAGAATTGGACAAAGCTCTTGAACAGAAGGAG GCTGAAATGAAGCGGTTTACTACTTCTGATACCTCGGTTCTTAAACTACATTATGAGAAGAAAGTTCAGGAGTTagagcatgaaaagaaaacaCTGCAG AAAGAGATTGAGGATTTGAGACACAATCTTTCAAATATATCATCTACTTCTGATGATGGTGCTCAAAAGTTGAAGGAAGATTATCTACACAAGTTGAATATCCTTGAAGGGCAG GTTTCTGAGCTCAAAAAGAAACAAGATGCTCAAGCTCAACTCTtgagacaaaaacaaaaaagtgatgaGGCTGCGAAGCGACTTCAGGATGAAATACAGAGAATAAAGACTCAAAAG gTTCAACTGCAACACAAGATCAAACAAGAGTCTGAGCAGTTTAGATTATGGAAAGCATCACAAGAAAAAGAAGTTCTTCAG CTTAAGAAAGAGGGGAGGAGGAATGAGTATGAAATGCATAAACTATTAGCTTTGAATCAGAGGCAAAAAATG GTTTTGCAACGGAAGACAGAAGAAGCTTCTATGGCCACAAAAAGGCTAAAAGATCTTTTAGAATCGCGAAAGACTTCTTCACGTGAAACTTCTG GAGCTGGCAGTGGACATGGTCCTGGAGTTCAG GCTTTGATGCAGGCAATTGAACATGAGCTTGAAGTCACAGTTCGGGTGCATGAAGTACGATCTGAGTATGAGCGTCAAATGGAGGA GCGGGCTAGGATGGCCAAGGAGGTTGCAAAGCTAAAAGAAGAAGCAGAAATGTTAAAACGAACTAATTTCAG AGATTACCCCGAATCTATGTCTCCTGGTGCGAGAAATTCGAGGATTTATGCACTTGAAAACATGCTTGCTACTTCATCTAGCACCCTGGTTTCTATGGCATCACAATTATCAGAAGCAGAAGAGCGCGAGCGGGGTTTTACTGGGAGGGCACGCTGGAACCAAGTTCGGTCTCTTGCTGATGCAAAAAATGTGATGAATCATTTGTTCAATTTAGCTTCTTCCTCCAG gtgcttgttgcgagataaAGAAGTTGCATACAGAGAGGGGGATTTGGAACTAAGAGATTTGAAGGAAAAAGTTGTAAGCTTGAGTCGTTTGCTTAGAAAATCAGAGATGCAGAGGTCTGAACTTGTTCATCAG AATGCAGCCTTGAAGAAATTTGCCATGAACTGTTCCAAGGATGCGGACCTAAGCAATGGTGGACACAAGTATGATTTGCGCAAACTG GAAAACCGGGCATCGTTTATCTGGGAGGATATGGATACGTCTGATTCAGAAAAATCTGATGCGGAGGAGGATGGCGACTGGGTAATGTCAGGGAAACGACCATCTAAAAAGagaaagtccaaaagtggaagTTCAAGTGGGGGAGGATATAATGAGTCAGAAATTAAGAATGTTGGAGGCTTCAAATTAGATGCTTCAGGTGAGGGGATTGTGTCTGTGAAGAAAAGTGAATCAGGCGTGTGCTGCTCTTGCAGCAAAAGCTCCTCATGCAAAACTAGCAAATGCGAATGCCGGTCTTCCAGAGGCACTTGTGGGTCATCATGTGGCTGTACGGCTGCAAGGTGTTCAAATAGAGAATCAGCGTCACTTGTGGCGCAAGAATCTGCACACGCGGAGGTGTCTGAAGTGATTAGAAATGAGATAGGGACTGATGAAGAAGAGAAGAATCAGATTCTTGTTACTCATGGTGCAAGGTTGCTTCAGAATGCATTAGCTGATAACTCTAGCGAGACAACTGATGATGGTGAACCAAGAAGGAAGGCTCTTTCCGAAATTGGAAATACGTTG GTCAAATCCAACGCACCAAAGCCTAACCAGAGAAAGAAGTGGCGAAAATCCACAATTCAACTTGTTACAAATGCTCCGCCTCCCCCGCAGCCAGAAGTTGCTGAAGCACCTCGAAGGCCAGATAACAGAGGACATGAGGCAAGCATCCCTATGAAGCTACCAAGGGCCATGCGATCAGTTGCTGCATCAAACATTGGCAACCCATTTAGAGAAAGGAATGTTGAAAAACCTGAACAATCAGGCGCAAACAAGGAAGCTGGAATTCCTGCTGCACCAACAAGTCCTCTCCGGCAGAAGAGAACAACAGATGAGAAGGAAAACCACCTTTGA
- the LOC137743412 gene encoding uncharacterized protein isoform X2: MPFPVSDFSAYVVNAETFPLPLIGPGILCATIMVRKRGFYPAFTQLSWWLWSGKQKEPRIPKGSSLNSSPDSGMRETDALKFPSVKGSNMASSSSRRVKRKWHSREERKIDKEYDVVLVPSEGGCVSGSESEASDWAVGWFEPVGPGLQRDDDADDSFAVLVPCYGHVIHDMVKDSKNNILSTVGNIPDESTKYVEEWLSSLRNS; this comes from the exons ATGCCATTTCCTGTTTCAGATTTTTCTGCATATGTTGTGAAT GCTGAAACGTTTCCACTTCCACTTATTGGGCCGGGGATACTTTGCGCAACTATCATGGTGCGCAAACGGGGCTTTTACCCAGCTTTCACCCAGCTTTCATGGTGGTTGTGGAGTGGAAAGCAAAAAGAGCCTAGAATCCCAAAGGGGTCCTCTTTAAATTCTTCCCCTGACTCGGGCATGCGGGAAACTGATGCGTTAAAGTTTCCTTCGGTGAAGGGGTCAAATATGGCCTCATCATCGTCGAGAAGGGTGAAACGCAAATGGCATAGTCGGGAAGAACGGAAAATTGATAAGGAATATGATGTCGTTCTTGTGCCATCCGAGGGTGGATGTGTTTCCGGTTCTGAGTCCGAGGCCTCGGATTGGGCAGTTGGATGGTTCGAGCCTGTTGGACCTGGGTTACAGAGAGATGACGATGCAGACGATAGTTTTGCCGTGCTGGTTCCATGCTATGGGCATGTTATTCATGATATGGTGAAGGATTCCAAGAACAATATCTTGAGCACAGTTGGGAACATCCCAGATG AGAGCACAAAATATGTGGAAGAGTGGCTCTCTTCTCTGAGGAACAGCTGA
- the LOC137743412 gene encoding uncharacterized protein isoform X3: MVRKRGFYPAFTQLSWWLWSGKQKEPRIPKGSSLNSSPDSGMRETDALKFPSVKGSNMASSSSRRVKRKWHSREERKIDKEYDVVLVPSEGGCVSGSESEASDWAVGWFEPVGPGLQRDDDADDSFAVLVPCYGHVIHDMVKDSKNNILSTVGNIPDGYSDESTKYVEEWLSSLRNS, translated from the exons ATGGTGCGCAAACGGGGCTTTTACCCAGCTTTCACCCAGCTTTCATGGTGGTTGTGGAGTGGAAAGCAAAAAGAGCCTAGAATCCCAAAGGGGTCCTCTTTAAATTCTTCCCCTGACTCGGGCATGCGGGAAACTGATGCGTTAAAGTTTCCTTCGGTGAAGGGGTCAAATATGGCCTCATCATCGTCGAGAAGGGTGAAACGCAAATGGCATAGTCGGGAAGAACGGAAAATTGATAAGGAATATGATGTCGTTCTTGTGCCATCCGAGGGTGGATGTGTTTCCGGTTCTGAGTCCGAGGCCTCGGATTGGGCAGTTGGATGGTTCGAGCCTGTTGGACCTGGGTTACAGAGAGATGACGATGCAGACGATAGTTTTGCCGTGCTGGTTCCATGCTATGGGCATGTTATTCATGATATGGTGAAGGATTCCAAGAACAATATCTTGAGCACAGTTGGGAACATCCCAGATGGTTATTCAGATG AGAGCACAAAATATGTGGAAGAGTGGCTCTCTTCTCTGAGGAACAGCTGA
- the LOC137737627 gene encoding kinesin-like protein KIN-4C: MKKGNRRAKQTVDASTTDDYEKKFQQLELENQTYQKEVEELRFKLANGSSTSCVSSAQKLREDYIQKLTFLEDQVAVLTKKLDAQSQLSVLRRRGDEPTKQLHFEIQRLKAQKVQLQCKMKLESVQFRLQKASLEKEVLQLKKEGRKNKHGMLKLLDSNQRLKTVLHRKNMEAFMATKRLRQLLESRKALSHKKGVRNGKIAAMQGIEREFEETAELHELCTQYERQIEEMAEEAANLKDEAEAHQQEKSRCTCQEQEVDCLEKDLGIKDLKEQFVSLSSLVGQLRLNKAELDFGNKSQGTVSQHSVSVGSNSYKLVDDNTPSASENSNVAKVKTASTLCCSCSKSSLCKTMKCRCRSTGGSCGVSCGCVASKCSNRELTVQIKSDESPQSETADGIWNGSDATEAEKESTVASQGAMLLQNALVQKPAELNDDLGPRKKPLSDIGNLLKCVFKVNADAAKPAPKKKGRKPAIRLVTVNAEGKKAAEDAMQEEG, translated from the exons ATGAAGAAAGGCAACCGCCGCGCAAAGCAAACCGTCGACGCATCCACCACCGATGATTACGAGAAGAAATTTCAACAATTGGAGCTTGAAAATCAAACGTATCAG AAGGAGGTTGAGGAGCTGAGATTCAAGCTTGCAAATGGTTCATCCACTTCTTGTGTTAGCAGTGCTCAGAAGCTCAGAGAGGACTACATTCAAAAGCTGACTTTCCTTGAGGATCAG GTTGCGGTGTTGACGAAGAAGCTAGATGCTCAATCTCAACTCTCTGTCCTAAGAAGAAGGGGCGATGAGCCCACAAAACAGTTGCATTTCGAGATTCAGAGGTTGAAGGCTCAGAAG GTTCAACTGCAATGCAAAATGAAGTTAGAGTCTGTGCAGTTCAGATTGCAAAAGGCTTCACTGGAAAAAGAAGTTCTTCAG CTCAAAAAAGAGGGTAGGAAGAATAAACATGGGATGCTTAAGCTATTGGACTCCAACCAAAGACTAAAGACG GTTTTGCATCGGAAGAATATGGAAGCATTCATGGCCACTAAACGGCTCAGACAACTGTTAGAATCTCGCAAGGCTTTGTCACACAAAAAAG GTGTTAGAAATGGGAAGATTGCAGCAATGCAG GGTATTGAACGTGAGTTTGAAGAAACGGCAGAGTTACACGAACTATGTACTCAGTATGAACGTCAAATAGAGGA GATGGCTGAGGAAGCTGCAAACCTTAAGGATGAAGCAGAAGCACATCAGCAAGAAAAGTCGAG GTGCACATGCCAGGAGCAAGAGGTTGACTGCTTGGAGAAGGATTTAGGTATAAAAGATCTGAAGGAACAATTCGTTAGTCTAAGTAGTTTGGTTGGACAACTAAGACTGAACAAGGCTGAGCTTGATTTTGGAAATAAGTCACAG GGGACTGTGAGTCAACATTCCGTTTCTGTTGGGAGTAACAGTTACAAGTTAGTGGACGACAACACCCCCTCTGCATCAGAAAACTCGAATGTTGCAAAAGTTAAAACTGCATCAACATTGTGCTGCTCATGCAGTAAGAGTTCTTTGTGCAAGACGATGAAATGCAGATGTCGATCCACGGGTGGCAGCTGTGGGGTGTCATGTGGCTGTGTAGCCTCTAAGTGCAGCAATAGAGAGCTAACAGTACAAATCAAGTCGGATGAGTCGCCACAATCAGAGACAGCTGATGGCATTTGGAATGGTTCAGATGCAACTGAAGCGGAGAAGGAAAGCACAGTGGCTTCCCAGGGTGCAATGCTGCTTCAGAATGCTCTAGTTCAGAAGCCTGCAGAGTTGAATGACGATCTTGGGCCAAGAAAGAAACCATTATCTGATATTGGGAACCTACTG AAATGTGTTTTTAAG GTGAATGCAGACGCTGCAAAACCCGCCCCAAAGAAAAAGGGACGAAAGCCAGCGATACGACTTGTTACTGTAAACGCTGAAGGCAAAAAAGCAGCAGAGGATGCAATGCAAGAAGAAGGTtga